One window of Selenomonas ruminantium subsp. lactilytica TAM6421 genomic DNA carries:
- the dnaE gene encoding DNA polymerase III subunit alpha: MYISLHNHTDFSIMDGYQTMKELVGRVKELGQTAVALTDHGTMRGIVEFYRECVAQDIKPIIGCEFYFCPDVSIRDRSFTHHLVLLAMNEEGYRNLKELDSIAYREDHMFYKPRIDESDLRKHSGGVICLSACMASIVNTDTGEDWFVKFKEIFGDRFYAEIQPLNIDRQWEYNDKVIGLARKHNVPLVVTTDAHYAKAEDEPYHFLWLQIHGNGYHDNENYLWSEQEIRETLWIPDDVKEEAIANTSAIAERCNVTIEFGGMHYPTYTERDAEEVIREICRENWRAKVPKGKYKEYGERFEKEMVDLKKANYLNYLLIIWDLVNWCVKNNIPVGEGRGSAAGCLIGYLMGFHKVDSIKYDTAFFRFCNPQRQSPADIDTDVSTDNRGKIIDYIREHYGTVYKVTTYGYTKNPDKPDVGKQAVLRAQQALEKEEYLSLTEEERAEVDRRKRDKQDTGMRWTRERVLVVTKDLQESLDEILTINSAFSQEERERLLDVSQHFAGRIDKMGVHASAILVTPDAVEKYCPVEGCTSTDTSTGKREYVRVAAFEYHTLEAMGLLKLDILGLRTLDIIDECLSAIKIPLSLESIPMNDKATYEVYAGGHTTGIFQMESPGMQKVAQELKPNRFDDLAVLVALYRPGPIDSGMLQQYVDAKNGKITVEYPCEAMKEIAGKTYGVLVYQEQIMLISMKMAGYDLGQADALRKVIGRKELTKIKAAVADFIAACEANGYSHEVAAAVAAQIEAAGRYVFNRSHAVSYAKLSYKTAFLKTHFPVQYMCALLNSRTDHKKLLPYIEECKRMGIKLLPPDLSKGNRKWAVEGDAIRVGLCYIKGVGANLTLVQSNDWHTVAGANNKLITEGLIKAGALDYLGKDRGWMLANLQSTKEILQRKAHCEERIEYYQDQYDMAIDDKGRAKAQRMIDQWQAKLADVDFKESAAKKYDKIAGEISVLSFSFSSLPKVLTGVAKSVYEFQDKRGKTMAKLIFDTPYGEFDGIVFASAWNKDKYYDRYRGWQRGIKVAKGLTYEFIRSNKGIIIDAQLVTA; the protein is encoded by the coding sequence ATGTATATTTCGCTCCATAACCACACGGATTTTTCAATCATGGACGGGTATCAGACTATGAAAGAACTTGTTGGCCGGGTGAAGGAACTTGGCCAGACTGCGGTGGCCCTCACAGATCATGGGACTATGCGTGGTATCGTAGAATTTTACCGGGAATGTGTGGCCCAGGATATCAAGCCTATCATCGGCTGCGAGTTCTACTTTTGCCCAGACGTAAGCATCCGTGACCGTTCCTTCACGCACCATTTGGTTCTCTTGGCTATGAACGAGGAAGGGTACAGGAACCTCAAAGAACTGGACTCCATCGCTTACCGCGAGGACCACATGTTCTACAAACCGCGTATCGACGAATCAGACCTGCGAAAGCATAGTGGGGGGGTAATTTGTCTGTCCGCGTGCATGGCTTCCATCGTCAATACGGATACCGGCGAGGATTGGTTTGTAAAGTTCAAGGAAATCTTTGGGGACAGGTTCTACGCTGAAATCCAGCCATTGAACATTGACCGGCAATGGGAATACAACGATAAGGTCATTGGTCTGGCCAGGAAGCACAACGTCCCTCTGGTGGTCACTACGGATGCTCATTATGCCAAGGCCGAGGACGAGCCCTATCATTTCTTGTGGCTGCAAATTCATGGCAATGGATACCATGATAACGAAAACTATCTCTGGTCCGAGCAGGAAATCCGGGAAACGCTCTGGATACCGGACGATGTGAAAGAGGAAGCCATTGCGAATACCTCCGCCATTGCCGAGCGCTGCAATGTAACCATTGAATTCGGCGGTATGCACTATCCGACGTACACAGAGCGCGATGCCGAAGAAGTTATCCGGGAAATCTGCCGAGAGAATTGGCGGGCCAAGGTTCCTAAAGGCAAGTACAAGGAGTACGGGGAACGCTTTGAAAAAGAAATGGTTGACCTCAAAAAAGCCAACTATCTCAATTACCTGCTTATCATCTGGGACCTGGTAAACTGGTGCGTAAAGAATAATATCCCCGTTGGCGAAGGCCGTGGTTCTGCTGCCGGGTGCCTCATTGGTTACCTCATGGGCTTTCATAAAGTCGATAGTATCAAATACGATACCGCATTTTTCCGCTTTTGTAATCCACAGAGACAAAGCCCGGCGGATATCGATACAGACGTATCCACGGATAATCGAGGGAAAATCATTGATTATATCCGGGAACATTACGGTACAGTCTACAAGGTTACGACGTATGGCTATACCAAAAATCCCGACAAACCCGATGTTGGTAAACAGGCGGTTCTTCGGGCGCAGCAGGCATTGGAGAAAGAAGAATATCTGTCATTGACCGAGGAAGAACGCGCAGAGGTTGACCGTCGTAAAAGGGACAAGCAGGACACTGGTATGCGATGGACCAGGGAAAGGGTGCTCGTGGTAACTAAGGACCTGCAAGAATCCCTCGACGAAATCCTCACGATAAACAGTGCTTTCAGCCAGGAAGAACGTGAACGTCTCCTTGATGTGTCGCAGCATTTCGCTGGTCGCATTGATAAGATGGGGGTTCACGCATCGGCAATCCTGGTTACTCCGGATGCCGTAGAAAAATATTGTCCGGTAGAAGGCTGCACTTCCACAGATACGTCCACTGGTAAGCGCGAGTATGTGCGTGTGGCCGCCTTTGAATATCACACACTGGAAGCCATGGGCCTCTTGAAGTTGGACATCTTGGGCCTGCGCACGTTGGATATTATCGACGAGTGCCTTTCCGCAATCAAAATTCCGCTTTCCCTTGAATCTATCCCCATGAACGACAAGGCTACATACGAGGTATACGCCGGTGGCCATACTACGGGTATATTCCAAATGGAGTCCCCTGGGATGCAGAAAGTTGCCCAGGAATTGAAGCCGAATCGCTTTGATGACCTGGCCGTGCTGGTTGCCTTGTATCGTCCGGGGCCGATTGACTCTGGTATGCTTCAACAATATGTCGATGCTAAGAACGGCAAGATTACCGTGGAATATCCTTGCGAGGCCATGAAGGAAATCGCAGGGAAAACATATGGCGTTCTGGTGTACCAAGAACAGATTATGCTTATCTCCATGAAGATGGCCGGGTACGACCTTGGTCAAGCTGATGCCCTCCGTAAAGTCATTGGGCGAAAAGAGCTCACGAAAATCAAGGCTGCCGTGGCTGATTTCATTGCCGCATGTGAGGCCAACGGTTATTCACATGAGGTAGCAGCGGCGGTGGCAGCGCAGATTGAAGCCGCTGGCCGGTATGTATTCAACCGCAGCCACGCGGTATCCTATGCTAAACTCTCATATAAGACCGCGTTTCTCAAAACGCATTTCCCGGTCCAATACATGTGCGCTTTGCTTAATTCCCGGACGGACCACAAGAAACTCTTGCCGTATATCGAAGAATGTAAGCGTATGGGCATCAAGCTGCTTCCTCCGGATTTATCCAAGGGCAACCGTAAATGGGCCGTGGAAGGCGATGCGATCCGTGTCGGCTTATGTTATATCAAAGGCGTAGGGGCGAACCTTACGCTGGTCCAGAGCAATGATTGGCATACGGTGGCCGGAGCCAATAATAAGTTAATTACCGAGGGGCTTATCAAGGCCGGGGCACTGGATTACCTGGGGAAAGACCGAGGCTGGATGCTGGCCAATCTGCAATCCACCAAGGAAATCTTGCAGCGCAAGGCTCATTGTGAGGAACGCATTGAGTATTACCAGGACCAATATGACATGGCCATAGATGATAAGGGCCGGGCCAAGGCACAACGCATGATTGACCAGTGGCAGGCAAAGTTGGCTGATGTGGATTTCAAGGAGTCCGCAGCAAAGAAGTATGATAAGATTGCCGGTGAAATTTCCGTGTTGTCCTTTTCCTTCTCGTCACTTCCAAAGGTGCTTACGGGGGTGGCCAAGAGCGTCTATGAGTTCCAGGATAAGCGAGGAAAAACTATGGCCAAGCTGATATTCGATACGCCATACGGTGAATTCGATGGCATTGTATTTGCATCGGCATGGAACAAAGATAAATACTATGATAGATATCGCGGTTGGCAGCGGGGAATCAAAGTGGCCAAAGGATTGACTTATGAATTTATCCGCAGCAACAAAGGCATTATCATCGATGCGCAACTTGTGACCGCATAA
- a CDS encoding BRO family protein, translating to MTKSKVITFSNIRFIVTQDNIWLVRESVMDMFGYGSGDYYVSPDCKFVLDKDGKVISPVVGLVDHIELTEDIHGDAMQIHLINEAGIMQMEPSSWDCNGRTIDSFLKDEVIPELHRRQKDFMEVTKMENELAVINEQEVLGKQFRMYGTVEQPLFLAKDVAEWIDYAWANSKQVSRDVSRMLRTVDEDEKLTGTIFLSGQNREMWFLTEDGLYEVLMQSRKPIAKQFKKKVKEILKEIRKTGQYVVKPMDSYMIDDPIERAKAWIKEEEKRMALAAEVKELTPLAEQTTKYIEKGHLIGIRALAKELNVKENLLRYVVDDVLGWRYKQGNGYKAYKWVVTEGYMETKDAIPGITRDYFTVKGRMRVEEELKKIQGNQKDLARA from the coding sequence GTGACTAAATCAAAGGTTATAACATTCTCCAATATCCGGTTCATCGTTACCCAGGACAATATCTGGTTAGTCCGGGAAAGCGTCATGGATATGTTCGGATATGGCTCCGGTGATTACTATGTGAGTCCGGATTGTAAATTTGTTTTGGACAAAGATGGCAAAGTCATATCTCCTGTGGTTGGCCTGGTTGACCACATCGAACTGACCGAGGACATCCATGGCGATGCGATGCAGATACACCTTATCAACGAGGCTGGTATCATGCAAATGGAACCGTCATCGTGGGATTGCAATGGCCGGACGATAGATTCCTTCTTGAAGGACGAGGTTATCCCGGAGCTACATAGACGTCAAAAAGATTTTATGGAGGTTACGAAAATGGAAAATGAATTAGCAGTTATCAACGAACAGGAAGTATTAGGTAAACAGTTCCGCATGTATGGCACAGTAGAGCAGCCGTTGTTCTTGGCGAAGGACGTAGCTGAATGGATTGATTATGCTTGGGCTAATTCCAAGCAAGTAAGCCGTGATGTGTCGCGGATGTTGAGGACTGTTGATGAAGATGAAAAGCTGACAGGAACAATCTTCCTATCAGGTCAAAACCGTGAAATGTGGTTCCTTACCGAAGATGGCCTCTATGAAGTGCTCATGCAGAGTCGCAAGCCCATTGCAAAGCAATTTAAGAAGAAGGTCAAGGAAATTCTCAAAGAAATTCGTAAGACCGGACAGTACGTTGTAAAGCCTATGGATAGCTACATGATTGATGATCCCATTGAACGTGCAAAGGCGTGGATTAAGGAGGAAGAAAAACGCATGGCCCTGGCCGCCGAGGTTAAGGAATTGACACCTTTGGCAGAGCAGACGACAAAGTATATCGAAAAAGGCCATCTGATTGGAATAAGAGCCCTGGCAAAAGAATTGAATGTCAAAGAAAATCTGCTGCGTTACGTTGTTGACGATGTTCTTGGTTGGCGCTATAAGCAGGGCAATGGCTACAAGGCTTACAAATGGGTAGTTACCGAGGGATATATGGAAACTAAAGATGCTATTCCTGGTATTACTCGTGATTATTTCACAGTCAAGGGCCGTATGCGTGTCGAAGAAGAATTAAAGAAAATCCAGGGAAATCAGAAGGATTTAGCGAGGGCATAA
- a CDS encoding putative phage tail protein has protein sequence MIAILNAGFQYLEQRDKDDNIVKEGVVSKESPFTTADNTGIYDVIAENLRVLEENLNKATSVEELSTIRDEVKEIYNKLLTDDSFSSADAKEQADIAKEQAGIATDKAKEATKAYNDLKAYNEENIAPLKVDISTIKEILTKIQDIQTDIDTKAATIDDQASEVEKSVTRCATSERNAKNSETGAKTSEDNAKLSETKAKDSENNAKTSEANAKVSEYNAKISEDNAKASESATHKYKEDVSSLLTNLSTQVSTAKEYADYVKKMSDQWATNPPNENPSTEPSGPTTVISQGDGLTFDKIADLENDQIEAKENDRIRFRGYYKPGDGGGANYICSYVPDVSSKPWAIYLCETDEVEYEIKKDINGTPVLDENGDYIFETDTEGAKIPVLDDNGKEVHKKLYALLDEKVINYRMFGAKLDGKTDDYDAIMMAHRYQSSNYSIEPISKRKHYYVKLENHEGIIRKDNNEPIQCHGNIDLSGSELYVQDCNATWFGFYLWGDNETDYWSYEPTDDSKKTYTKDNFVIGTEGKESHLEQNALIFLQEEPYAVRDDSGYLYSEPRYELLLHTTDGVLANPITYDWNNAGGLEIKSSLSSYEGHAASTQTVNSKFTISYNMLPSTHYEFVGCNVKLATSANKYCSVLWCKTHNAHIRGFNFYPDSNQMHNTVFKNTMIYVWGCYNTEISDIVGFNAAGKMQGSSNGTSGYMIRATNCLDLHIHDVSMQGYWGATAMNCVKDIHIERVNANRLDIHNYFQNLYIDHCNLFNHAIQIGEGRGICQITNSNFYVNELPNDSYPNAHILEFNTTYGRIFEGRVVIENCDAWLKKPGGKEFDVCKIDFNKEAVSTLDTHKFPEITIRDCNFHSYEPDTYLVYFMVAGKRYCKTSGQAPTTVVGQCKDTGNDDKGTLRWKLLGRGIDWTEAYTGDGSVSRGQFIRTFDRSVDASGLTSFYNTNIFFVTKGGKIPTISEDNKPSDLSGKEFSLGSATVKYVEWNEWQANKDYSVGDCCYTSESSWKPLTCWECISAGHSNGYRPVHTSGKVIEGVDTYPQCLDACYWEYVDTKEKFVTKTFSPSMEVAKNDIIYADHRLYKVLKEGILSDKPPIDTAWHGSFDWGTAKLGFIGKDWFPKTWWEKDSYVISQGNDGVERVYKLVDQDGTTSGRIPVNSNARCVDGDIIWEWISSSKQGTEWKANTSYNLGDIVYVGDNSYKCVFDGKLEMPSQIVLQNITTNMKAGGDVFAFWEGGTDVPTKCNASGKWIIKVDNVDFYRFRTFKNGYFGHSGNILPTTIECNLSGTKITLPSAPTPSTDSPSTDEPSTDNPSTDNPSTDTPSTDNPSTDNPSTDKPSTDNPSTDNPSNPSTDTPTVEGSIYQKSISFDSDKVEDWSAGDDCMFKGPSGRKKVLIKATTNNGAFVTNSSYLCFIDSDWTKEIQVKGINNGVVVDITPGKEYRFCYWLSANKACSINVSIIASDEVDAMTSSEYVIPAYA, from the coding sequence TTGATTGCTATTTTAAATGCAGGATTCCAATATTTAGAACAAAGAGATAAAGACGATAATATTGTGAAAGAAGGGGTTGTTTCTAAGGAAAGCCCCTTCACTACTGCGGATAACACTGGTATTTATGATGTTATCGCGGAAAATCTTAGAGTTCTTGAAGAAAACCTAAATAAAGCGACGAGCGTCGAAGAACTTTCTACGATTCGTGATGAAGTAAAAGAGATTTATAATAAGTTGCTCACAGATGATTCTTTTTCTTCTGCTGATGCCAAGGAACAGGCTGATATTGCCAAAGAACAGGCCGGTATTGCCACGGATAAGGCCAAAGAAGCTACGAAGGCATACAATGATTTGAAGGCGTATAACGAAGAAAACATTGCGCCATTGAAGGTTGATATCAGTACAATCAAAGAGATCTTGACAAAAATCCAGGATATTCAGACTGACATCGACACCAAGGCTGCGACGATTGATGACCAGGCTTCCGAGGTAGAGAAAAGTGTTACCCGGTGTGCTACAAGCGAGAGAAATGCAAAGAACTCTGAAACCGGTGCTAAAACCTCCGAGGATAATGCAAAGTTATCGGAAACCAAGGCCAAAGATAGTGAGAATAATGCTAAGACTTCCGAAGCCAATGCTAAAGTTTCCGAGTATAATGCGAAGATTTCCGAAGATAATGCAAAGGCTTCCGAGTCTGCTACGCATAAATACAAAGAGGACGTTTCTTCTTTGCTTACGAATCTTTCTACACAGGTATCCACGGCAAAAGAATATGCTGATTATGTAAAGAAAATGTCAGACCAATGGGCCACTAATCCGCCGAATGAAAATCCTTCCACGGAACCTTCCGGGCCGACCACAGTTATTTCCCAGGGTGATGGGTTGACCTTTGATAAAATAGCAGACCTTGAAAATGACCAGATTGAAGCGAAGGAAAACGATAGAATACGTTTTAGAGGTTATTATAAGCCTGGTGATGGCGGCGGTGCTAACTATATTTGTAGCTATGTTCCGGACGTTAGTTCTAAACCTTGGGCGATTTACCTTTGCGAAACTGATGAAGTTGAATATGAAATCAAAAAGGATATCAATGGCACTCCGGTTTTGGACGAAAATGGGGATTACATTTTTGAAACGGATACCGAAGGGGCAAAAATCCCTGTACTTGACGATAATGGCAAGGAAGTTCATAAGAAACTTTATGCTTTACTTGATGAAAAAGTTATTAACTATAGAATGTTCGGTGCTAAACTTGATGGTAAAACTGATGATTACGACGCTATTATGATGGCACACCGTTATCAATCGTCAAACTATAGTATAGAGCCTATTTCTAAGCGTAAGCATTACTATGTAAAGCTGGAAAATCACGAGGGCATTATACGGAAAGATAACAATGAACCTATCCAGTGTCATGGAAACATCGACCTGTCTGGTTCCGAGTTATATGTACAGGATTGTAATGCAACCTGGTTTGGCTTTTACCTTTGGGGTGACAACGAAACAGATTATTGGTCCTATGAACCCACGGATGATTCTAAGAAAACATATACGAAGGATAACTTTGTTATTGGGACAGAAGGCAAAGAGTCCCACTTGGAACAAAATGCTCTGATTTTTCTACAAGAGGAACCGTATGCGGTCCGCGATGACTCCGGTTATCTTTATTCAGAGCCACGATATGAATTACTCTTGCATACGACAGATGGCGTGCTGGCTAATCCAATTACATACGATTGGAATAACGCTGGTGGCCTGGAAATCAAATCCTCTCTGTCAAGCTATGAAGGCCATGCAGCATCTACGCAGACTGTAAATAGTAAATTCACAATTTCTTACAATATGCTTCCATCGACGCACTATGAATTCGTGGGCTGTAATGTAAAATTGGCTACCAGCGCGAATAAGTATTGCTCCGTGCTCTGGTGCAAGACTCATAACGCTCATATCCGTGGATTTAATTTCTATCCAGACAGTAATCAAATGCACAACACAGTATTTAAGAATACGATGATTTATGTCTGGGGTTGCTATAATACAGAAATCTCTGATATCGTTGGTTTCAATGCTGCCGGTAAAATGCAGGGTAGCTCCAATGGTACTTCCGGCTACATGATTCGTGCAACGAATTGTCTTGACCTCCACATTCACGATGTTTCAATGCAAGGATATTGGGGCGCTACGGCAATGAACTGCGTCAAGGATATTCATATTGAGCGAGTCAATGCAAACCGTCTTGATATTCATAATTATTTCCAAAATTTGTATATCGACCACTGTAACCTCTTTAATCATGCAATTCAGATTGGTGAGGGCCGTGGTATTTGTCAGATTACTAATAGCAATTTCTATGTCAACGAATTGCCTAACGATAGTTATCCTAATGCACATATCCTTGAGTTTAATACGACGTATGGGCGAATTTTTGAGGGCCGGGTTGTCATTGAGAATTGTGATGCTTGGTTGAAGAAACCAGGCGGGAAAGAATTCGATGTTTGCAAAATCGACTTTAACAAAGAAGCCGTGAGCACGCTGGATACGCATAAGTTCCCGGAAATCACGATTAGAGATTGCAATTTCCATAGTTATGAACCGGATACATATCTGGTTTACTTTATGGTTGCAGGGAAAAGATATTGCAAGACCTCTGGGCAGGCTCCTACGACAGTTGTTGGTCAGTGCAAAGATACCGGCAATGATGATAAGGGAACATTACGCTGGAAACTCCTTGGTCGGGGCATTGACTGGACAGAGGCTTATACCGGTGATGGAAGTGTATCCCGTGGACAGTTCATTAGAACGTTTGATCGCTCCGTTGATGCTAGTGGCTTGACCTCCTTCTATAATACGAATATCTTTTTCGTAACTAAGGGCGGTAAGATTCCGACGATTAGTGAGGATAATAAACCCAGTGACCTTAGTGGTAAAGAGTTTTCTCTTGGTAGTGCGACGGTAAAATATGTCGAATGGAACGAGTGGCAGGCAAACAAAGATTATTCCGTCGGTGATTGCTGCTATACCAGTGAATCTTCCTGGAAGCCGTTGACTTGTTGGGAATGTATTTCTGCTGGTCATTCCAATGGTTATCGCCCGGTACATACGTCCGGCAAAGTTATTGAAGGTGTTGACACATATCCGCAATGCCTTGATGCCTGCTATTGGGAATACGTTGATACCAAAGAAAAGTTCGTTACAAAGACTTTTTCTCCGAGCATGGAAGTGGCTAAGAACGATATTATCTATGCGGATCATCGTCTTTACAAAGTCCTCAAAGAAGGTATTCTTTCTGATAAGCCTCCGATTGACACGGCTTGGCATGGCAGCTTCGATTGGGGAACGGCAAAACTTGGTTTCATTGGCAAAGACTGGTTCCCTAAAACTTGGTGGGAAAAGGATAGTTATGTTATTTCCCAAGGTAATGACGGAGTAGAACGAGTATACAAATTGGTGGACCAGGACGGTACGACGAGTGGCCGAATTCCTGTAAATAGTAATGCTCGTTGCGTTGATGGTGATATAATCTGGGAATGGATTTCTTCGTCTAAGCAAGGAACAGAATGGAAGGCTAACACGTCGTATAACTTAGGGGATATTGTTTACGTTGGTGATAATTCTTATAAATGTGTATTCGATGGAAAACTGGAAATGCCATCACAGATTGTTTTGCAGAACATTACTACAAACATGAAAGCCGGTGGTGATGTATTTGCTTTCTGGGAAGGCGGCACTGATGTTCCAACGAAATGCAATGCTAGTGGAAAGTGGATTATCAAGGTTGATAACGTTGATTTCTACAGATTCCGCACTTTTAAAAATGGATACTTTGGTCATTCTGGAAATATTCTTCCCACGACGATTGAATGTAATCTTAGCGGTACGAAGATAACGCTTCCGAGTGCGCCTACACCTTCAACAGATAGCCCGTCCACGGACGAGCCTTCGACGGATAACCCGTCTACTGATAATCCTTCCACGGATACACCTTCGACAGACAATCCATCAACAGATAACCCGTCCACGGACAAACCTTCGACGGATAACCCGTCTACAGATAATCCATCGAATCCATCTACGGATACACCCACGGTTGAAGGTAGTATCTATCAGAAATCCATATCCTTTGATAGCGACAAAGTAGAGGATTGGAGCGCTGGTGATGATTGTATGTTTAAAGGACCGAGTGGACGTAAAAAGGTTTTAATAAAGGCAACGACAAATAACGGTGCATTTGTTACCAATAGTAGTTATCTTTGCTTTATTGATTCGGATTGGACAAAGGAAATCCAAGTAAAGGGGATTAACAATGGAGTCGTAGTTGATATAACGCCAGGTAAGGAATATCGATTCTGCTATTGGCTTTCTGCGAATAAAGCATGTAGCATCAATGTTAGTATTATCGCTAGTGACGAAGTGGATGCGATGACTTCCTCTGAATATGTTATCCCTGCTTACGCATAA
- a CDS encoding N-acetylmuramoyl-L-alanine amidase, translated as MARKVTIEELRQMAEDARESIWAQAKEYGREPKIYLHWSAGHYETVFDDYHVNITGNGEIYVTGDLDEIKAHTWRRNTGAVGISLCCCYNATSADLGPEPPTAAQIEAMAQAIVAVADGLWLTIDEAHVLTHGEAADNEDGLWTHDSYGPKTTVERWDLEYLGTDESPKYNPWATDGSRGGDVLRGKANWYRNEE; from the coding sequence ATGGCAAGAAAAGTGACTATTGAAGAACTACGGCAGATGGCCGAGGATGCCAGGGAAAGCATCTGGGCACAGGCCAAGGAATATGGCAGGGAGCCTAAGATTTACCTGCATTGGAGCGCTGGACATTATGAAACCGTCTTTGACGATTATCATGTGAATATCACGGGTAACGGTGAAATCTATGTAACCGGTGACCTCGATGAAATCAAGGCTCATACCTGGCGCAGAAATACCGGCGCGGTGGGGATTTCTCTGTGTTGCTGCTATAACGCTACCTCTGCTGACCTTGGTCCGGAACCTCCAACGGCAGCGCAGATTGAAGCCATGGCCCAGGCCATTGTTGCAGTAGCGGATGGACTCTGGTTAACCATTGACGAGGCTCACGTTTTGACGCATGGTGAAGCCGCGGATAACGAGGACGGTCTATGGACGCATGATAGCTACGGGCCTAAAACCACGGTGGAGCGTTGGGACCTGGAATATCTGGGGACCGATGAAAGTCCTAAGTATAATCCCTGGGCCACCGATGGATCTCGTGGTGGCGATGTATTGCGCGGAAAAGCCAATTGGTATAGAAATGAGGAGTGA